The following are encoded together in the Citrus sinensis cultivar Valencia sweet orange chromosome 1, DVS_A1.0, whole genome shotgun sequence genome:
- the LOC127903078 gene encoding uncharacterized protein LOC127903078: MQLADRSHAYPKGKIEDVLVKINKFIVPVDFIVLDFEADKEVLIILGRPFLATGKTLIDVQKGELTMRVNDQQVTFNVLEAMKNPDEAEDCNFLSVVDLAVADRINRCCSNVVNEVATFKRIEEEDVAAIQIDWMGERQSNRHSRFIEPLNLSDREVNATLPSIESPPTLELKLLPSHLKYTYIGQNNTLPVIISFTLDIDQERNLVDVLGKYRKAIEWTMADIKGINLSICMHKILLEDCCSNSVEQHRRLNPIMKEVMKKEIIKWLDAGITHSISDSSWVSPVQCVPKNGGIIVIANEKNELIPIRRVTGWRVCMDYRKLNKATRKDHFPLPFIDQMLDRLAGKQYYCFLDVYSCYNQIAIDPEDQERTTFTCPYGTFAFRMMPFGLCNVPATFQRCMVSIFSDIMEQTLEVFMDDFSVFGKTYTDCLHNLEEVLKRCVLTNLVLNWEKCHFMVQEGIVLGHKVSKSGIEVDKAKIEVIDKLPPPTSIKGIRRVLGHAGFYRRFIKDFSKVAKPLCSLLEHDMPFHFDKDCLQAFGELKKALITSPVVIAPDWTLPFELMCDASDHSVEAVLGQRKNKVFHSIYYASKTLTQAHINYTTIEKELLAVVFAFVKFRAYLVGTKVTVYTDHAAIKHLISKKNAKPRLMRWILLLREFDLEIKDRKRTENQEADASTLTKKASLKLFLMNNYQVIRRCASEEEIPYILESCHVAAYGGHFGGHRTAAKILQSGYYWPFIFKDAYEFAKCCDRCQRTGNITQRHEMPLTNILEVKIFDIWGIDFMGHFPLSFGNLYIMVAVDYVSNWVEAAALPINDARAVVNFPQKSIFSRFGTPRAIISDDGTHFYNKLFAAAMVKYGIKHKITTTYHPQSNGQAEVSNREIKKILEKAVKPIKKGLVLALT; encoded by the exons ATGCAATTAGCTGACAGATCCCATGCATACCCTAAAGGAAAGATTGAGGATGTATTGGTGAAGATTAACAAATTCATCGTTCCAGTGGATTTCATTGTACTAGACTTTGAGGCTGATAAAGAGGTACTAATTATACTTGGGAGACCTTTCCTAGCAACCGGGAAGACTCTGATAGATGTACAGAAAGGGGAGCTCACAATGAGGGTAAATGACCAACAAGTCACCTTCAATGTATTAGAAGCCATGAAGAACCCTGATGAGGCAGAAGATTGTAATTTCCTGAGTGTTGTGGATCTTGCTGTAGCAGACAGAATAAATAGATGCTGCAGTAACGTGGTTAACGAAGTTGCCACCTTTAAACgcattgaagaagaagatgttgCAGCAATTCAGATAGATTGGATGGGAGAAAGACAATCTAACAGACATAGCAGATTTATTGAACCTCTAAATCTTTCAGACAGAGAAGTAAATGCAACTTTACCATCTATTGAATCACCTCCTActcttgaattaaaattgttacctTCACATTTGAAATATACTTATATTGGTCAGAACAATACACTTCCTGTAATCATTTCATTTACTTTGGATATAGATCAAGAAAGGAACCTGGTAGATGTGCTTGGGAAATATAGAAAAGCAATTGAATGGACTATGGCAGACATTAAAGGGATCAACCTATccatatgcatgcataaaattCTATTAGAGGACTGCTGCAGCAATTCAGTAGAGCAACATAGAAGGTTAAATCCCATTATGAAAGAAgttatgaaaaaagaaatcattaaatGGCTGGATGCTGGGATCACACACTCAATATCAGACAGTTCATGGGTAAGCCCAGTTCAATGTGTTCCAAAGAATGGAGGAATAATAGTGAtagcaaatgaaaagaatgaacTTATTCCTATAAGAAGAGTGACTGGATGGAGGGTATGTATGGATTACAGGAAGCTCAATAAAGCCACACGAAAGGATCACTTCCCACTTCCATTTATAGATCAAATGTTGGACAGACTTGCTGGaaaacaatattattgtttCCTAGATGTGTATTCATGTTACAACCAAATCGCTATAGACCCAGAGGATCAGGAAAGGACTACATTTACCTGTCCTTATGGAACTTTTGCCTTCAGAATGATGCCCTTTGGTTTGTGCAATGTGCCAGCAACTTTCCAGAGATGTATGGTGTCTATTTTTTCGGATATAATGGAGCAAACATTAGAAGTCTTCATGGATGATTTCTCAGTCTTTGGAAAGACATATACTGATTGTTTACACAACTTggaagaagttcttaaaagatgtgTGTTGACTAACTTAGTactcaattgggaaaaatgccACTTCATGGTGCAAGAAGGCATAGTGTTGGGTCATAAGGTGTCCAAGAGTGGCATTGAGGTAGATAAAGCGAAGATAGAAGTGATAGATAAACTGCCACCGCCCACTTCAATCAAAGGGATTAGAAGAGTTTTGGGTCATGCTGGATTTTACAGAAGATTCATAAAAGACTTTTCCAAAGTAGCTAAACCATTATGCTCATTGTTAGAACATGACAtgccttttcattttgataaagATTGTCTTCAAGCCTTTGGAGAATTGAAGAAAGCTTTGATCACTTCACCAGTGGTTATAGCACCAGATTGGACTCTACCATTTGAGCTGATGTGTGATGCCAGTGACCATTCTGTTGAGGCAGTGTTGGGGCAGAGGAAGAATAAAGTTTTCCACTCTATATACTATGCCAGCAAAACTCTTACTCAAGCTCATATTAATTACACCACTATAGAGAAAGAGTTGCTAGCGGTAGTATTTGCTTTCGTCAAGTTTAGAGCTTACTTAGTGGGTACTAAAGTGACAGTGTACACAGATCATGCAGCCATCAAGCACCTAATCTCAAAGAAGAATGCTAAACCGAGATTAATGCGATGGATCTTATTGCTTCGGGAGTttgatttggaaattaaagatagaaagaGGACTGAAAATCAAGAAGCAGACGCAAGCACATTGACAAAAAAGGCATCACTGAAACTTTTCCTGATGAACAACT ATCAAGTAATACGAAGATGTGCTTCAGAGGAAGAAATTCCGTATATACTGGAATCTTGCCATGTTGCAGCATatggaggacattttggtgGTCACAGAACAGCTGCTAAGATTCTGCAATCAGGTTATTACTggccttttatttttaaagatgcttatgaGTTTGCTAAATGTTGTGACAGGTGTCAAAGGACAGGAAACATAACTCAAAGACATGAAATGCCATTGACGAACATTCTGGAAGTAAAGATTTTTGATATATGGGGAATAGACTTCATGGGTCATTTTCCACTATCCTTTGGGAACTTATATATCATGGTTGCTGTGGATTATGTGTCCAATTGGGTAGAAGCTGCAGCATTACCTATCAATGATGCTAGAGCAGTAGTGAACTTCCCTCAGAAAAGCATTTTTTCTAGGTTTGGCACTCCACGagcaattattagtgatgaTGGTACTCATTTCTACAACAAACTATTTGCTGCAGCTATGGTGAAATATGGAAtcaagcataaaataacaacaacataTCACCCACAATCCAATGGCCAGGCAGAAGTGTCTAATAGGGAGATTAAGAAGATCCTTGAAAAAGCAGTGAAACCCATCAAGAAAGGATTGGTCCTTGCACTTACATGA